The genomic interval ttgttgttgttgtttccaccatcccaacggcaggtcacgtgatctgcaggcaccttctgatcacattatAACGGACTGACgttgtgagcgaggttacacattaagatTTTGTCcgtaatggaatttcttacaaaacttgtagttttgaaaccagtacttttatacttttacttaagtaaaaagcttgagtcgatacttcaacttctataggagtctttttaaaccctagtatctgtttgtttgcagatcaCAATTCACCAGCCCAGGACCTCACGTGGATGGGTGTCTGGTTGCAAAGGGAAAATGGCTAAAATGGAGATAAGCTCTTCATCATCACTTGACATCATCTTCCGGCTGTATGATTTTGCATCCTGAGAATCCCCCCTCTTCACCCTTCACACAAGTCCTTTCACCCACTGCACACACATTTTGCACTTAAAATATGGCACTGAGAATACCACATAACACCGCTGCTGTAAGGTAACCACTTCCCAACCTAAGGTGGTTCATGGTTCACCgtgttatttattatgtttgCAGCCCTGTTTTCATGCGTTCACTAGATGGCACTCATAAGCAGCGATTCAGGCTTTTGCCAAATCCTCTTATTGTGCCAAAGGTCATGCAGCCAGTTTGCAGGAAATCACGTGACTTATGATAAATTGGCAAATCCAACCAAAGCGCGGCGCTGTTACACTGTCTCAAAGGACTCTGCACCGGTCAGGCCTGTTGTGTCTTTTCTAAACTGACACAGGATCAGTTTCTGTTCACCACATTTTGCTCTCTGAAGTCAAACACATAAAACAAGATCAGTTTTTTGGTATTACCTTCCTGTATGAACTGGAAATGTCCTTTAaggtgtgtttgattgaaatgcTTTTCCCTTATTAACTGAGGAAACCACACAGCGACGTAGTGACACTGTGCTGCACTAATGTTGGGGTTACCCGTCTATTACATAATGCTACAGCTCCCTGCTCAGTCCAAAGGATATGGTTACTTTTACTTCATCCACAACAGTATCACGACTTATCTAAAGGACTCATTTTCATATGTATTAAAGATCAATAGTTGCACGTGCACTTTTGAAAACCCTTTTTGTAGCATCACGTTTGACCTTTTTCTATTGAAATGCTTCTGTCATCAAAATGAGACGAGGTGTGGAAAAGACGCTGCATCAGTGTCACTTCTGTTGTGCTTTACGCTGCATCAGTTGCTCTTTCTAAAGAAGAGAAGCCTCCATTATGTGCCAGTGAAGCCAATCTATCCTGTGTCACAAGAGCTCGAGCTGGTTGTGTCTTGGATGAGTCAGGTGCTCAACGGATGCACAACACGGCACAGAAAGTGAAAGCAAGAAGAGCTCAGCACTCGGTGGTGCACAACGAAAGCTGCTCAGCGCATCCGCACATCCAGAGACACACATTTACAGAATGCACTATATAGGTGACAAAAGGTTTCAGGATGCACATTCATCTTTTCTAGACAAGGCCGCAATCACAATCATCTGTATTTTAAATTCACCCTTTTTTTCCAATGTTCAACTCACGCTGACGGCCATTTTGGGTCTGTGATGAGAAGATGTCACTAAGATGGCGTGTgccttttgcccttttttcTAACTCCACGCCTCCTGCCACTGGAACCTGCAGGCAGCACTCAGGGTTGTAGATGGGAAGCAGCCAAGTTCATGATAAGTCTGTGAGCCGGGGTGTATCTCCAAAGCGTCACCTTCATTAGAATGATGAATAATAATTCGTCCATAGCAGAACCAGACTCACAGTGAAGCATGTGATTATTAATCAAGTAGGGggacacaaatgttttaaatgtacattaaaaTAAACTGGGTGGGTGTTCATGTCATAGACCCATTCATTTAGGAATCCCTCACACTCATGATGCGTGACGTTATAAAAGTCTTGCAGGAGTCCAAGAGAAGCAACAGCAGCACGTGTGTGGACACGTGACTTCAGTCCCCATTTTGTGGAGACGTCTCAACAAGATGGCGGTTAACGTTGCCGATGCTGAGCCTGAGCTTTGTCAATAGAGGGGGTTGGTGTTTTGGCACAACGCCTGATGTCACTTCCGTGTTTTTATGAAATGTCACCAGGCAACTTTCCAAAAAGCCTCACTGACAGAACCAAACAAAGGGCTGGTAGTCCGGGGCTTTCCAGGTCGCtcacacaacaaagacacacctcaagtCACAGTCAGACCAGAAATACAAGGACCAAACAAACACTAATGTGTGGTTACAAAAGCTCCAACGCCTCAGACTACTAACCAGTATAACCAATTCACAATCACCACGATAATAGTAAAATGTATTAAGTGCTTCCCTCCTTTTAACTGCACGGCGCGACTCCGTGTGACTCATGAATAAAACCTGCAAACTCTGCTAAACCCCATGAACATTTTACCATGGAACTTATTATACTTTGCTTTGACTTTGTCccgaatgaatgaattaacttTACATGCACAGAATTCAGCATAAAGggatttacacatttttaaataccatgtgcgtcatatgaaggggcagcCGGGCTGTTCAGCGCCCTACAATATAAGGAAGTACTTTGAATCAAATCCTTGGGGAGAGACAGTGTGAGTTGCGTtatctgattttattttgtgttgaaacCCTGCCAGCAGCATTCTGTAGCTTTACTGCTTTTGGTAGATCGGCATGAAAAGGGTTACAGAATCATGCTTGAAGGAGGCAGTTCTGGTCAATGAATTATACTGAGCTTTACAGTCCAGGTCCATATCTGAAATCATTTATTAATCTAGTTTGACTAGTTCATAACATCCAATGTCATTTCAACAAACTAGATAAGAACAGAAGCATAGTAATAGAGTTGAGGAGGTTCCACGTCTTTTAACTGAAaatcattcttttatttttaatattcacacaacatttacataatgaatttATAAAGGTATGTTTGTACATGTTCAGTACGTGTGTGTCCAACGTGGTCCCACAGAACCACCGTCTCACAGACGGGTCCAGGGTGACAGCGGTGGGTCACTGTGCTGGATTTTCCTCTTCAAAGAGCTCCTCCCTCAGTCGGTAGTAGCTCCCCTTCAACTCCATCAGTTCCTGGTGAGTCCCTCGCTCCTGAACTCTGCCGCCATCGATCACAACAATCTGATCGGCCCTCTGGATGGTCCTCAGCTTGTGGGCGATCACCAGCAGGGTCTGGTTAGGACAACTGGCCAAAGCCTGGTGAATCTGTGCAGGGTCAAGGACACACATATTCCTCTTTCAGTGCTTTTGTGTTGTTGAGTTGGTGAGAGCAGAGTCACCAACCactctgcaaaccgcttatcctgcacacagggtcacatgGGGGCTGGAGTCTGAAAATGTGACTTTCAATATGCTCACAAGGTATTATCTTATTAAATAATGAGCCTTTAATTCATTTGCTGAACAGAAATGGAAACACCGGGTAAAACGAAGTTCAAATTTCTTGtttcatgttaaaatattaacagtCAAACGCAGAAGGACGGGGAATATAACCTACTGTTTTTcatcaatgtattttattattagtaaatttaatttcatgaataatattggtgcacttttgttttggtttgagcacctgccccccaaaatgtctgtgcacgtgcctccCCTCAATATACAATGACATATAAAAGAATAAGAAAATAAGACAAGGcgttatgtttttttgttaggCCTATTCCTTCAGAAATATTACTACATTACTGTCGTACTCATTCAAGAGTTTAAAGGAGTCTAAATTCAAGACTAACTGTGCCAAACGTTTACTGAGAATGACATATTGGTCTCAATGCTCATCAATTAATTGAGCAATGATGTGTGCAGCACTTTGTCTCTACTGTACATAAATACTTAGAAGTGATTGATACAGAACTTGTCTGAAATACTCAGCCAGGGACTTCTGGCCCTGAGGGATGTTAAGACGTACCTTGTTTTCACTGGTCATGTCCAGAGAGCTGGTTATTTCATCTAGAATGAGGACCTGTGGCTGCCTGACCAGAGCTCGAGCGATGGCGATCTGCTGCCTCTGGCTCTTAGATAGTTGGcccccaccctcacccaccTCTGAGAAATGGACATCATGAAATCACAACGGATTGAGGTGAGTCGCCCGGGTTGGACCCTGACTGAGCACTGCTGGCCCTGTTGTCACCGTGTGCGTCGCTCAAGCTGATGCGAGATGCTCACGATTATGCTGCGTTTGTCTGTAATACATGTAATACTTGACTGGGTTCTTCACATGGCTCATAGGCAATAAAGCAGTTCCTCCAATGTGAGGGAGGACTTTACTGATAATTCCTCCTAGTCATTGTGGAGGTTAGTCTGTGGCTTTTTACAGGTTACACTTGCATCCTCCATGATTGACACTCGTTACCTTTTTGATTCTTCACGGTTCATTTAGTTTACTTTCCCTAAGTTCCAACATTAATCTCTACAAATGATGTattctttgcttttctttttacagtaaaaaaaggtTACCTGCATCGTAGCCCTTCTCCAGCTTCATGATGAAGTCGTGTGCGTTGGCTTTGCGTGCTGCTTCCTGGATCTCATCCAATGAGCATTCAGCGAGCCCGTAGGCGATGTTGTCTCTGATGGAGCCAGAGAAGAGGACAGGCTCCTGGCTCACCAAAGcaatctgtcaatcacactgtCATCAGCCTACAGTTCCCAGGACCCCTCTGGCCTCAAGGTATCGGTGCATGTATGGTTTCTAACTGATGTTTCTTGTTGCACTATCAACTTGTCAATGTAACCGTTGTGGTACTAAACTAAAAAAGGATATTATTTTCCCAATatgatattaaattaaaaacaatttaaacacaGATAAGAGACAGAAATTCTCCAAAGCAGGAGCGTGGTTTGCGTGATCAAAGCCGTAATGCTGAATCACCTTCTTGTGGAGGAAACGGTGGTCATAGGATTTCAGTGGTTCGTTGTCCAATAGGATTTCTCCGTCCTGCTGCTCATAGAAGCGCTGCAGCAGACTCACACATgtgcttttcccttttccagATGTTCCCACCAGCGCTGTCATCTGACCTGACTTCAGCTCCAATGAAAAGTCCTAAAAGAGGAGATGAAACagaaaatagttttgtttttgtagctTATTGTACATTAATTTATAGGCAGCTGTAAATACTGAGGGAAGCCTTGTGTACATTTACTTTAGCTTGTCACTTTCTAGACTCATCCCGTTTTTCCGCTACTGAAATTCATGCTAAAGAAGTCCCCTCTCTGGCGGCATGAGCTCACCTGCAGTACTGTTTTGTCGGGGTAAGTAGGATAGGCGAAGCTGAGATTGCGGAAGACGACGTTCCCTGTCAGCTGATCCGGTTTGAGTTTCCCCTCCATGCTGACCTGAGCTTTACGGTCCAGGTACTCAAACACTTTCCCAGCAGCCCCCACCGAGTTCAGCATGTCGCCAAAGATGTAGGTCAGTGTCTAAAAAGAACATGAAACTGAGCATTTGATGACGTCATTTTTACCTTTATATAGTGAAGGCGGAATGTTGAATAGGAATATTTATGCATGCAATCATGTGTAGTCTTTTAAACTGAGAGCCAAATATCATAACACATGATGACCCAACATGACACCACAAAGAGTTTGTTTCTATcatctttaaataaaacataagaaAACCCAGCAGTTATCTACCCTGATGTTGTCTCCAAGATCTGACTGGTAGAGGATGAAGGAAACCAGGTTTCCAGTGGTCATCTGTCCACTCCGGATGAACAGCCTGCCGTAGTACATCATGACCACCTGCATGCCTAAGCCTGtcaactgtacacacacactgttacatgAGGTGATGTACAAGTATACACTCAGAAGTACCTGTTGTACGAAAAAACTACAAACTTCTCACCCTGCGTGCGAGAAGGTAAACAGCTCTGACAGCGTTCTGGCGCATCTTCAggatgtgtgtgtccatcaaGCGGTCGTCATAACGACGGGCTTcgtgtttctctgtgttgaAGCTACGTACCACATGAATACTGGACACCACCTCGTTCACGACTTCATTTGCCAGAGCCATGGAGTCGTGCACTGCCAGGGACAGCCGCTGGGGAGGAAGACAAAAGTCTTCTCAGTATTAAGTCACGGGTGGGTATCTTATATTAGAAACGTTAAAAAGACGGATGCTGATACAATAAAATGTCCTAAAAGATCATAATGTGATGTTCAATTATGAAGTAAATAGAGGTTTTCATAACGAACTCCAGTGCTTGGAAAAAAACTACAGCTTTTGTCCACAGGAAGCGTCAAAATCAACACAAAAGAAAGTTCAACATAAAAGCTTTGAGCTGAATAagataaagggaaaaaaacagttttatatGTTATAATCATACACAAAATATGAGCAATCAACAAATGTTGATTTTTGATTCATTGCATCgtttgtcttttaaaagacaaaagcaccTTTCTgctacataaaataaaatagcttttTTGTGATGGAAAACAGGTAATCAAACGATCCTTTGGATCCCCGAGTTAATTCAATGTCTCTCATGAACCTGCCTTTcacctggtagtgtgtgtcaTAGATGTTCTGAATGAGGCTGGTGATGGGCACCTCCATCAATACCAGGAATGTGAGCTTCCAGGAAAGATTCATCATCAGGGAGATCATGCCCAGCGTCTTGATGAACGTCCTCAGCAGCACGTTGACATTGAGACACACCGCTCTTCCCATCAGGGTGGTGTCTTTAGACAACCTTGATGTGATTTCCCCTACACAGAAAATACAGAGTTTACATTCTGTCCTCTTCTGTTGTTCTGTGATGTTCTTGTTCTGTGACAATCTCATGTTCTGAAATGCCTCCTGTCCTGTCTTTATTGTGTCTTGCCATGACTTGTTCCATTGGCCATGTCCATTGATGAAGTATTCATACAGTAAACTGTATGTGCGTGTAATACGAGAGCCTCACCTGTCTTTGTTGTCTCAAAGAACCCAATCTCCTGTCTGGTCAAAGCCCCAAACAGCTGGACTTTAATTCTGCACGTGAAGGTGCTGATGGCGCACATTAAGAAacctcctctgcagcctgcaCTAAAAGAGCTGACGGATCATAAATACACAGTCACATGTTACGTTGTGAGCTACAGGCGCATTCCCTGGATGAGTGAGAGTGAAGAGGGGGACAAATTGTCCTATACCTGCCCAGAGAGTATAGTCCCATGAAAAGAAGCGCAGATACAAATTCATTGGGCCGATACTGAGTGCCAAGGATGTCAATGACTCTGCCAGTGTAGAACGGGATGAACATCTCACCTGAGTGGATGCAGAACATACAAAGTCACATACTGAGTGAAAATCAGCATCATATTAGCATCATCATCGATGTGGTCCAGCGTATCCCAACAGCAGAGTACCAACTGTTATAAGGCTAAGGCTTAAATTCACAGTGAGAATTGAAGGTATCGGAAAATAAGGAcgatgactttttaaaaatttaaCCAATGTTCATAGTTGTGAGTTTAGGCCAATTTAAAGAGATGCTCAGTCTTAGCATCTATTTAAAGGGGCCTGAAGTGCACTGGAACATGAGTTATTTACTCATTAGTAGATGATAACGTGAATCCTGTACTGGAAtgacatcctcatcctcatcctgtgACGTAGGCCGATACTCACACAAAACTGCCAGCGTCAGCATCAGCAGCCCCCCAAGGAGCAGCAGATATTCGGGTTTGTGCAAGGCCAGGACTCTCAAAAACAGCACTCTGGCcttctgtttcttctctttACCGGCGGCAGCATCTTCCGCGTCCGGCACGGTGATTTCCCAAAACAGCGCACCGACTAGCGACGCTGCGGCGCAAACGAGCCAGCAGCGCGCATCCGCCGACGGGCCGCATTCGGTCTCCTCGCGGTAGAGCGCTTTGGTTCCGGTCTCAAACACCGCGGGCAGCAGACTGTGCGACGCGATAACGCGGATCAGCAACGGGTTGAGATCTCCGAGGGTGAGCAGAGTCACGGCGCTCAGTGCCGAGCAGCGGAGAGCCGCGTGGAGCCAGAGACGCGCAAAGTGTCCAAACACGCTGCGAGTCGCCACCAGTCCCGCTGCGTAAAACAAGGACAGGTCCACGCAGACTGCGGACACCAAAGCGATGCCTTTGCGGGTTACTTTTGCCATATCGGCTGTCGTCATGCAGCTACAGTCGTCTGCATAACCTTCTCTGTCGCTGCAGTCTGATGTTTGGtccactttcactttcattGTCTGGTTTCCCCGAAATCCTCACGGCTCCCTATAGAACTATTTTGGGTTCCTAAACTGAGTGGGTTACACATGTAAACTATCTTTTATTATCACTAACTTCACGAGAACATTACACCAGCATTAAAGTCCAAAGccatttattgtaaataaaaacaaaaataaaacagtaaatcacacaggcttttatttttattaaattgcaCATAAAAGAAAAGCATATAAAAGAACGATAAAGTATAATCAGAAAGCATGTAGACTTTTGTTTAAGCAGGATGACCAACAATCAACCGCTTAGGCTTCTTACTTTAGTCTGATTAGCAGTGAAGATAAGAGGGAATAATAATGTGAATAACAAACTTGACTTTGACTCTTTAGATGCTTGTGACACTAAATAactcttttatttacttttacttttttgccCTCCATTCttatccttcaaaataaaacccacaaaacatCATTTCATGTATTTGCTAGACAATCagtttgtccatccatccatccattgtcaaaccgcttatcctgcacacagggtcgctggagtccatcccagccaactatgggcgatagacagggtacatcctgggttggtcgccagccaattgcaggactacacacagacacacaaccattcacacatctacgggcaatttagagtcagcaattaacctgatccccagagcatgtctttggactgtgggaggaagccggagaacccggagagaacccacgcagacacggggagaacatgcagactccacacagaaagaccactgggcggaatcgaacccaggaccttcttgctgtgaggcaacggtgctaaccaccacaccaccgtgccgccccaatCAGTTTGTAAAGGCCTTAAAtaatgtgtttaatgtgttattgttatacaattgttttctttaatcagaTGCAAAAACTAGATAACAGCAAAGACGTATCAGCCTTTCTCTCCCCATATTGGCTTCGGCCATTCAAAAGCAAACATCTGTCGgcaactaaataaaacattactcTTAATTGACCAAATaagagtttgtttgttataatTATCTAAATAATGAACCACAAATGACTTTTAGATTTTTAATGACATAGCGTATCCCAGAGCCATGCAATGATTAGATTTGAATTAAACTTTTTAGTAGGTATTTTGATGTGGTGCTTTTCTAGTTGATAAGCTGCATGAGCTGACAGAAGAACCAAAGTATTGTGAGCAAACTGAAAAACTAGTTGCATCCCGCACAGCAGCCGCTTGGCAGACCAGAGACGAGGAAATAGGAAATAGGAAGTGTTACTGGTCAAAGAAGGTGGGTAAGTCATTTCCTAGAACCACTTTCTCCTCCGTGCCGTgttcatcaatggacacaatATAGGCCACGCCTCCACTGGAGCCATCGCGGTTTATCGCCAAAGACAGAGctgcgagaggaagaggagagaaggcgtgaggaaggagaggagaggtttTATTAGACAACATGTGTCACCtcacataaataaaacaagcagtcagtaggaagcaaatgtctggtgtctctttcacattcaaataaaccgtctgaggaaaaaaaaatctttgtgtGGAGAAAACCAACGTACTGTTGACAACAAACTGCTGGCACTCCTCCTTGCTCATGCCTCCGCGAAACTCAGCATCAACAAACCCATAAACATATGAGCTTCCAGAGCCGCCCACGGCAAAGGGCTGCCTCGTCAGGAGACCACTCAGGGTGGCAAACACCTgggagaggtcaaagggcacagGAGCAGACAGGAGCAAGTCAGATGAATGGACTCCTGTAACATCATATCTGTTGGCTGGATGGGATTTTATCTTTGATGTGCAACCTTAACGCCACTTTAGCCCAAGTAGCAGACATTCATTTTGACATCATTAACATGCCCCGGTAATCTTTCTTGTTAATGGCTTGAATCTCTGCCATGTTTTTACTGACCTGTCCCCCGTCTCTTCTGTCCCAGCCGGCCACGATGAGATGGGCCGACAGCTCCTCTTTGTACTTGTACGAGATGTTCCTCACCAGAGTGGCCGCTGAGCGAACCTGTGGGTCCTCATCGATCTCGATACTGACGGAGGGAGGAAACAGGATATCCAATGAAAACAGCCCAAGATAAACGCTGTACCGTGGTACTGAATGTGTCTTCACCTGTGGACATCGAGCTGGTAGTGGACGACCTCGGCGATGGTCTGAGCGTCGGCTGCAGAGCCGGACAGAGCACAGTAGATCTTGTCATGGAGGGGAGACAGCTTGTTCATCACCCTGTTCACCACCGACgccctgcagggagggaggaacaGGGGGAGTTTGGCTTTGTGCAAATGCATCTGCACCCTGctactttttgtatttctggATGGAAGCTCAGCTGTGTGTCATTGTCTCAGTAACAATCAACACCCAGCATGCAACGCTACTGACAGCACTTCATTTCTACTCTATAGAATTCTACCCTCTGATTCCAGTGTCTTCATTGTGTGAtctttctctgctgacatttaTTCCTTAAGGCTCCGTAGTTCTACGTGTAACCATCTGATAGCCCACAGTTAAGTGTACTTGTCTAGCAGACTATCCTGTTACAGTAGCCACTATTATTTTATTCCATGTGTCCATCCAGCAACATTGGTGGATCCAAATATTGTAAGAAAAACATATATGATGTCATTTCTTTCTAATCATCCAAAATAATGTGAAGTGTGTGGGTATTTCTCCAAGTAGGCCGCTGACTGGTCGATACTGTGATGCATTGAGTGGGCCGGTCTGACCTCggccacgtccccccccccccccccccccccagtccgcCCCTGAGTGCTTGTATGTCTAAACTAGTGACACTGCATGTTAAAGACGAACAGGTGGAAGGATTTAGTGTCAGCAAGCATTCATGCAAATACTATCTAACACATATAATACTATGTTTCCTCAGAGAGAGAGGCGGTATCATGCAGGTAGAACTGGACCGCGCATGcagacgcgcacgcacgcgcacgcgcgagCTCACCCTGCAGACACTCTGGAATCAGACCCCAGCACGACCCCTCCGTCAAACTCTACGGCGATGATGGTGGTCTGCAAACAGAGGTAGAGGTCCTTCAGGGTTCATATGCAGCGGTTCTCGGCGCGGTCTCCGACGTGTAGGACGTCTACTTACTCCGGTCTTCACCTCCTGAGACAACCACTCCGTCCCCGTCTCCTGCAACATGCTGATCCGCTTCTAGTACCGACCGACCGATGTGGAGCCAAACGTTGACTCGAGCAGTCCGGGTTTACGGCGTTTTCCTCGGGGAGCCTCTTTGAGTCTCTGGACGTGTTCTCGACGCGTTTGTCCGCACGTCACACGGACTCCATGTTGTCCTCAATCAAATCGAAATTGAAAGTGAAGTTGTTCCTCCTGCAACGAGCTGCAAACACGGACAGTGTGTCCCGATTTGCACTGAAATGCACTTAAACTCAGCGAACATTGAGTCCTCTTTGAGGGGGGGGACCAAATCAGTTGTCAAAGCCTTTATAAAAGTGTTATGAAACGTGTAAATAACTCATCACAGCAATAAATGTTGATTAACAAGAAGAACGTTTTTTTGCAGTATGATAGAACTAGAAAGAATAGATAGTTGACCTCTGACAAACGTATTTATTGTACAGCGAGTGTAGCTGAGTGTAGGAAGAGAATCAATTGAGATGACTTCATTGTTTACCAGCTACCCAGCAGCCTCTCTGCCTCACTTCTGGCCTCCAGGGGACCATCTGTCCAAGAGGACAGCAGGTCGGCTGAGTTAAGGGGTCCGTTCCTGGGGACCAAAGTCTCCTGCTTAACAGGTGTGAAGCCCCCTTTCTTGGTCAGGTGGTGATACGCGTTGGTTGGGTCCAGTTTAAGGGGACACGTTACCAGACGTCCCCGAAGACGCTGGAGACAGAcggttagctgttagctgtagCAACGCCAAAGACCCCAGTGTGGAGAGTCACTcactattattataataaataaaagtaaaggaGTAAAAAGGAGGAACAACAACAATGGAGCTACAACCataaagtgttttttcacaATCCAGATAACATccaatacattttctttccatcaaataattgatttaaaagCTTTACAGCTACAGCGGAGGACGACAGAGCTCTAAACAGAAAGCAGAACATGAACTGGATTGATTGTATTGACACATGTTGGACTGCGTCTTTTTATTCTGGTCCCTCCGACACTTTTGATTGACGAACTCGTCTTTAAGTGCGTTTCAGACTGTGTGACGTACTAACTGTTAGATTGTGGGCCACAAAGTGAATCCACAGCCATGAAATAGTCAAAACCAACGCTCTGCATCCGAGTACATTCAAACCATGAACTGATTCAGGAAACAAGGACGGTCATTTGTAGAACACGTCGTATAATAATgatgaatatattttaaagcGCTCAACAAATAGAAAGTAGTACAAACCATTTTTACAATGTAGAatcttcatttatatttcaaatattcCCAAACATATAAAATCAACTACACAAAATGTGATCTGTTAAACGTAAAAGGCTGATGGAGCCGTTAATTACaagagatggaagtagcattttgtcattttttaggATATTGATTTTATAACAACTAGTTTCACCAGATCAATGAAACTTATCATCACTGTTTCCACATTTACAATTTGCCATTGGCAGTAAACTAATCATGTTCATTGTCTTGTTCTtaaggagtttgtgtgtgtgtgtgtgtgtgtgtgtgtgtgtgtgtgtgtgtgtgtgtgtgtgtgtgtgtgtgtgtgtgtgtgtgttacatcccAGTCCTATACGGTACATTATTGATGAGATTGTGGATCAGGAATTTCAAACAGTTACTGACATAacgataaaaaacaaaagtcaaaaaTTCATTGTTTGTTGGACGCTGTCACTCGTTGTGAAACTTGGGCAGCTTGTTGCCGGGGACAACCACGTGCTCCACCCCAGTTTCCGTGATGACCACAAGGTGAGCCACGCCTCCGCTGACGTTGTCTCTGCCCATGGCGAGAGCCAGAGCTGTGACCCAGAGAGAAGCAAAGGGAGGACAGAGCAGGGGGGGGACGGACAGCAAGCAGGACAAATAAAGGTTTAACAACTGACGGTAAGCAGCATGCAGCGTTTATACACCTCCTAAAGGCTGCATGGGCACCAACTACAACATAGACGTACATCAAACCACCCAATTTGAGTGCAACCAGAGGCCTTTGTCCCGGCTGAGCTGTGGTTGCCCTCAAAttgagtgtttttcatttttaactgTAACAAACCGAACAAACAACCAACAAATA from Gasterosteus aculeatus chromosome 10, fGasAcu3.hap1.1, whole genome shotgun sequence carries:
- the LOC120826008 gene encoding proteasome subunit beta type-9; amino-acid sequence: MLQETGTEWLSQEVKTGTTIIAVEFDGGVVLGSDSRVSAGASVVNRVMNKLSPLHDKIYCALSGSAADAQTIAEVVHYQLDVHSIEIDEDPQVRSAATLVRNISYKYKEELSAHLIVAGWDRRDGGQVFATLSGLLTRQPFAVGGSGSSYVYGFVDAEFRGGMSKEECQQFVVNTLSLAINRDGSSGGVAYIVSIDEHGTEEKVVLGNDLPTFFDQ